One Desulfuromonas acetexigens genomic window carries:
- a CDS encoding rubrerythrin family protein, with amino-acid sequence MTEESKTRKNLQEAFAGESQANRTYLAFAKKAEQEGLLQVAKLFRAAADAETVHAHAHLRTMGGICDTAENLRTAIGGETHEFTSMYPRMIAEAEAEGEQTALRNFKFANAVEQEHAALYQKALDNLGRNEAVDYYVCQVCGHTHEGEPAGSCPVCNAAKSAFKKID; translated from the coding sequence ATGACGGAAGAAAGCAAAACCCGTAAAAATCTTCAGGAAGCCTTTGCCGGGGAGTCTCAGGCCAACCGAACCTATCTGGCCTTTGCAAAAAAAGCCGAGCAGGAAGGTCTGTTGCAGGTGGCCAAGCTTTTTCGGGCGGCGGCCGATGCCGAGACCGTCCATGCCCATGCCCATTTGCGGACCATGGGCGGCATTTGCGACACGGCGGAAAATCTGCGCACCGCCATTGGTGGGGAAACCCACGAATTCACCAGCATGTATCCGCGTATGATCGCCGAAGCCGAGGCGGAAGGGGAGCAGACGGCCCTGCGCAACTTCAAGTTCGCCAATGCCGTCGAGCAGGAGCACGCCGCGCTCTATCAGAAAGCCCTCGACAATCTGGGGCGCAACGAGGCCGTTGACTACTATGTCTGTCAGGTCTGTGGCCATACCCATGAGGGTGAGCCCGCCGGTTCCTGCCCGGTCTGCAACGCCGCAAAGAGCGCCTTCAAGAAGATCGACTGA
- a CDS encoding TRAP transporter large permease, with protein MSMTTIGILGILLLVIGLFSRMPVGFVMAILGLAGFSFVVTFDAGLNLLARDIWDTFSSYGLTVIPLFVFMGQVAYQSGISRRLYHAAYVMLGNRPGGLALATIGACAGFSTISGSTNATAATMATVTIPEMQRRRYDMGLAAGTVAAGGSLGILIPPSVIFIVYGIITEQSIGKLFAAGILPGILLCTLFFITIMVRVRLNPALAPAGPKTSLKRKLRSFAGIIETLILFVLVMGGIFLGFFTPTEAAAVGAFLTIVLALFRRRLSWQGFIQALRDTTRISCMVMMIVTGAVIFGKFMAITRVPFELAGWVGSLPLPPYAIMALIILIYLFGGCFMDSLAMIMLTVPIFFPVVQTLGFDPIWFGVVIVLVTEMGVITPPVGINVYVVHGIAKDIPLHTIFRGVFPYLLALLACTGILLLFPQLALFLPGLIK; from the coding sequence ATGAGCATGACCACCATCGGCATTCTCGGCATCCTGCTGCTCGTCATCGGCCTCTTCTCGCGGATGCCGGTCGGTTTTGTCATGGCCATCCTCGGCCTGGCAGGATTCAGCTTTGTCGTCACCTTCGACGCCGGCCTCAACCTACTGGCACGGGATATCTGGGACACCTTTTCCTCCTACGGCCTGACCGTCATCCCGCTCTTCGTCTTCATGGGACAGGTGGCTTACCAGTCGGGAATCAGCCGCCGTCTTTATCATGCCGCCTACGTCATGCTCGGCAACCGCCCCGGCGGTCTGGCCCTGGCGACCATCGGCGCCTGCGCCGGCTTTTCCACCATCTCCGGCTCGACCAACGCCACCGCCGCGACCATGGCCACAGTGACCATCCCCGAAATGCAGCGGCGGCGCTACGACATGGGGCTAGCTGCAGGCACCGTCGCCGCCGGCGGTAGCCTCGGCATTCTCATCCCGCCGAGCGTGATCTTCATCGTCTACGGCATCATCACCGAGCAGTCCATCGGCAAGCTCTTCGCCGCCGGCATCCTCCCCGGCATCCTCCTCTGCACCCTCTTTTTCATCACCATTATGGTGCGGGTGCGCCTCAACCCGGCCCTGGCGCCGGCGGGGCCGAAGACCTCACTGAAGCGTAAGCTCCGCTCCTTCGCCGGCATCATCGAAACCCTGATCCTTTTCGTGCTGGTCATGGGCGGGATTTTCCTCGGCTTCTTCACCCCAACGGAAGCGGCCGCCGTCGGTGCTTTTCTCACCATCGTCCTGGCCCTGTTCCGGCGCCGACTGAGCTGGCAGGGATTCATCCAGGCCCTGCGCGACACCACCCGCATCAGCTGCATGGTCATGATGATCGTCACCGGCGCGGTGATCTTTGGCAAGTTCATGGCCATCACCCGGGTGCCCTTCGAGTTGGCGGGCTGGGTCGGCTCTCTGCCCCTGCCTCCCTATGCGATCATGGCCCTGATCATCCTGATCTATCTCTTTGGCGGCTGCTTCATGGATTCTTTGGCCATGATCATGCTGACCGTGCCGATCTTCTTCCCGGTGGTGCAGACCCTCGGTTTCGATCCGATCTGGTTCGGCGTCGTCATCGTGCTGGTCACCGAGATGGGGGTCATCACCCCGCCGGTCGGAATCAATGTCTACGTCGTGCACGGTATCGCCAAGGACATCCCCCTGCACACCATCTTTCGCGGCGTTTTTCCCTACCTGCTGGCGCTGCTCGCCTGCACCGGTATTTTGCTCCTCTTCCCGCAGCTGGCCCTCTTCCTGCCCGGATTGATCAAGTGA
- a CDS encoding TRAP transporter substrate-binding protein — protein MASRFLSLLLLLLVALLALPGGRVLADDKADPLASWKPAFDPSGAKYTYLLSNVSHPAMEGISAGYRIRDKVWERSNGQLYVDFRPLSQLGGEKDVLSKLRMGAIQGIMCSSVAAANVADKLGIVNLPYVVDTFEKLDKFRANEELFREFAESAKPAGLKVVDITGYGTYGWASTVPVRTLADAAKVNFRIAEAPVNTDLYKAWKFKFTVMPWPDVPQALQTGVINGLDHTPTVCNITKKFDIAKYFTEVNYAQGLFIHMINQRWFDKLPADLQQVLIETIEEESANSRALTKAQHEAMIADAKAKGVEFFTLSDDDKQKLIEMAAPMLDTWGKKIGQDYLNKVQAALNP, from the coding sequence ATGGCTTCCAGATTTCTTTCCCTGCTCCTCCTGCTGCTCGTCGCCTTGCTCGCCCTGCCGGGGGGCCGAGTCCTCGCGGACGACAAGGCCGATCCCCTGGCATCCTGGAAACCGGCCTTTGACCCGAGCGGCGCCAAGTACACCTATCTGCTCTCCAACGTCTCCCATCCCGCCATGGAGGGGATCTCCGCCGGCTACCGGATTCGCGACAAGGTCTGGGAGCGCAGCAACGGCCAACTCTATGTGGACTTCCGCCCCCTCTCCCAGCTCGGCGGCGAGAAGGACGTGCTGAGCAAACTGCGGATGGGCGCAATCCAAGGGATTATGTGCTCGTCGGTGGCGGCCGCCAACGTCGCTGACAAGCTCGGCATCGTCAACCTGCCCTACGTTGTCGATACCTTCGAAAAACTCGATAAATTTCGCGCCAATGAAGAACTTTTCCGGGAATTTGCCGAGAGCGCCAAGCCGGCGGGCCTGAAGGTCGTCGACATCACCGGCTACGGCACCTACGGCTGGGCCAGCACCGTCCCCGTGCGGACCCTGGCCGATGCCGCCAAGGTCAACTTCCGTATCGCCGAGGCGCCGGTGAACACCGATCTCTACAAGGCCTGGAAGTTCAAGTTCACGGTCATGCCCTGGCCCGACGTCCCCCAGGCGCTGCAGACCGGCGTCATCAACGGCCTCGACCACACCCCGACGGTCTGTAACATCACCAAAAAGTTCGACATCGCCAAATACTTCACCGAAGTGAACTACGCCCAGGGACTCTTCATCCACATGATCAACCAACGCTGGTTCGACAAGCTGCCGGCCGACCTGCAACAGGTGCTGATCGAAACCATCGAGGAGGAGAGCGCCAACTCGCGGGCGCTGACCAAGGCCCAGCATGAGGCGATGATCGCCGACGCCAAGGCCAAGGGGGTGGAATTTTTCACTCTCTCCGACGACGACAAACAAAAATTGATCGAGATGGCAGCGCCGATGCTGGACACCTGGGGAAAAAAGATCGGTCAGGACTATCTGAACAAGGTTCAGGCCGCGCTCAATCCTTGA
- a CDS encoding TRAP transporter small permease, translated as MHRLETSAGFLARLLFGLAGAAIVAMMLLTCADVVLRLFSRPIPGTYELVSFFGAVSVAFAMAHTCVEKGHIAVSVLVQLLPRRGREAVDALTSTLSLVLFALIAWRSVLYAEDLRRSGEVSLTLQLPFYPFVHGIGLAAAVVCLVLLSDLVRHLQGAFRR; from the coding sequence ATGCACCGCCTCGAAACCTCCGCCGGCTTTCTCGCCCGGCTTCTCTTCGGCCTGGCCGGCGCGGCCATTGTCGCCATGATGCTGCTGACCTGCGCCGACGTCGTGCTGCGCCTCTTCAGCCGCCCGATTCCCGGAACCTATGAGTTGGTCTCCTTTTTCGGCGCGGTTTCCGTGGCCTTCGCCATGGCCCATACCTGCGTGGAAAAAGGGCACATCGCCGTCAGCGTCCTGGTCCAGCTGCTGCCCCGGCGCGGTCGGGAGGCGGTCGACGCCCTGACCTCGACCTTGAGCCTGGTCCTCTTTGCCCTGATCGCCTGGCGGTCCGTCCTTTACGCCGAAGACCTGCGGCGTTCCGGCGAGGTTTCCCTGACCCTGCAACTCCCCTTCTATCCCTTCGTGCACGGAATCGGCCTCGCCGCCGCCGTCGTCTGTCTGGTGCTGCTCTCCGATCTCGTTCGGCACCTGCAAGGAGCCTTTCGCAGATGA
- a CDS encoding head GIN domain-containing protein, translating into MRARHLKTFLILSCTGILLFSGQGWGAVQINIGSNIVNTGNVSGCVQGSGSAKEESRSLPAFHGLEVDGAYTVRITCQKDQSVEISADVNLLPLILTEVQDGILRVTSKKSICASAPMTLTIAVEALNLIRSSGANEFQVQNLKGETLDVELSGSSTMTLDGAVDELKAKIDGASGLVAGELKAQQVSVAISGAGSAEVHADKRLQGDISGVGSIRYSGQPGEVVKNITGWGDITPVD; encoded by the coding sequence ATGCGCGCTCGTCACCTAAAAACATTCCTGATCCTTTCCTGTACCGGAATTCTACTTTTCTCGGGACAAGGATGGGGAGCCGTCCAGATCAATATCGGTTCCAACATCGTCAATACCGGTAACGTCAGCGGCTGCGTTCAAGGGAGCGGCTCCGCTAAGGAAGAAAGCCGCTCCCTGCCGGCCTTTCACGGATTGGAAGTTGACGGCGCCTACACCGTACGGATTACCTGTCAAAAGGATCAAAGCGTCGAAATCTCCGCTGACGTCAACCTGCTTCCCTTGATCCTGACCGAGGTTCAAGACGGGATTTTGCGCGTCACCTCGAAAAAATCGATCTGCGCCAGCGCGCCCATGACCCTGACCATTGCGGTGGAGGCCCTCAACCTGATCCGCTCCAGCGGTGCCAACGAGTTTCAGGTACAAAATCTTAAAGGGGAGACCTTGGACGTCGAACTTTCCGGCTCCAGCACCATGACCCTGGACGGGGCGGTCGACGAACTGAAGGCCAAAATCGATGGGGCCTCGGGACTTGTCGCCGGGGAATTGAAGGCTCAGCAGGTTTCCGTGGCGATCAGCGGCGCCGGTTCCGCCGAGGTTCATGCCGACAAACGGTTACAAGGGGACATCAGCGGCGTCGGCAGTATCCGTTACTCCGGGCAACCTGGGGAAGTGGTAAAAAACATCACCGGTTGGGGAGATATCACCCCTGTTGATTGA
- a CDS encoding TRAP transporter large permease, whose protein sequence is MENSYLIILAVLLGALATTVPVFMALFFTGLLGLSWLMGIDPRIVIEVLYRSMDKFALIVVLFFVLCGNVMTTGTIVEKLIKTANVLVGCLPGGLAMAGILACGLFGAISGSTVATAVAIGGFMIPALIDNGYDESFSVGVMTTAPILGIVIPPSIAMILYAMVTNDSLEALFLTGFIPGALIMLAMSIYAFFVCRAKGYAVRPRPTLAEAVATLKESFWALLLPAIIFIGIYGGIFTANEAAVVACFYAFFVEIVIHRDMRLRDVKKVIVASAITSATLLIIVAGASVFGEYLTFEQIPDKIANGVVGNIQSPWVFLLAVNILLLVIGMFMDIISATLILTPIFLPLLAKFGVDTMHFGLLMTINLGIGYCTPPLGVSLYISGATVNRDLLYVSRAVFPFLMIQILLLLLFTFWPDLVLLLPRLIYGYGG, encoded by the coding sequence ATGGAAAACAGCTATCTGATCATTCTGGCCGTACTGCTCGGCGCTCTTGCCACCACTGTACCGGTCTTCATGGCGCTCTTCTTCACCGGGCTGCTCGGGCTTTCCTGGCTGATGGGGATCGATCCCCGGATTGTCATCGAAGTCCTCTACCGTAGCATGGACAAGTTCGCCTTGATCGTGGTCCTCTTCTTCGTCCTCTGCGGCAACGTCATGACTACCGGGACGATTGTCGAAAAGCTGATCAAGACCGCCAACGTCCTGGTTGGATGCCTTCCCGGCGGGCTGGCCATGGCCGGCATCCTCGCCTGCGGCCTCTTCGGCGCCATTTCCGGTTCAACCGTGGCCACGGCCGTCGCCATCGGCGGCTTCATGATCCCGGCGCTGATCGACAACGGTTATGACGAGAGTTTCAGCGTGGGAGTAATGACGACGGCGCCGATTCTCGGCATCGTCATCCCGCCGTCCATCGCCATGATCCTCTACGCGATGGTCACCAACGACTCCCTGGAGGCGCTCTTTCTCACCGGCTTCATCCCCGGCGCCCTGATCATGCTCGCCATGTCCATCTATGCCTTTTTCGTCTGTCGGGCCAAGGGTTACGCCGTCCGTCCGCGGCCGACCCTGGCCGAAGCCGTCGCCACCCTGAAGGAAAGCTTCTGGGCTCTGCTCTTGCCGGCAATCATCTTCATCGGTATCTACGGCGGCATCTTCACCGCCAACGAAGCGGCGGTAGTCGCCTGTTTCTACGCCTTTTTCGTGGAGATCGTCATTCACCGCGACATGCGTCTGCGCGACGTGAAGAAGGTCATCGTCGCTTCCGCCATCACCTCGGCGACCCTGCTCATCATCGTCGCCGGCGCCTCGGTTTTCGGCGAATACCTGACCTTCGAACAGATTCCCGACAAAATTGCCAACGGCGTCGTCGGCAATATCCAGTCCCCCTGGGTCTTTCTTCTAGCGGTGAACATTCTGCTGCTGGTCATCGGCATGTTCATGGACATCATCTCGGCGACCCTGATCCTGACTCCGATCTTTCTGCCGCTGCTCGCCAAGTTCGGCGTCGACACCATGCACTTCGGCCTGCTCATGACCATCAATCTGGGGATCGGCTACTGCACCCCCCCGCTCGGCGTGAGCCTCTATATCTCCGGGGCGACAGTCAATCGTGACCTGCTCTATGTCTCGCGGGCGGTCTTCCCCTTTCTCATGATCCAGATTCTGTTGCTGCTCCTCTTCACCTTCTGGCCCGATCTCGTTCTGCTCCTGCCGCGCCTGATTTACGGCTACGGCGGTTAG
- a CDS encoding TRAP transporter substrate-binding protein, which translates to MHVKRVLFLLATGLLALPGFLLNPGDGHAKAYTFSIFFPPTHEQAIAATDFAKEVEKRTEGRIKITPFAGGTLTKAPQVYDGVVTGISDLGNSCFAYTRGRFPVTAALDLPMGYPNGKVATQVADQFTKAVNPEELKDVKVLYVHAHGPGLLHTKKPVRKLEDLKGMKIRATGLSAQVVEALGGVPVAMPQGDTYEALQKGVVDGTFAPIETLKGWKQGEVIKYTTECYDIGYTTAMFVVMNLKQWNSLPEADQKIVEEVANQWVNIHGEVWDKADEEGKAFTLGLGNEMIPLSAEESARWRQAVEPVINDYIANTPDGARHVEKLRALITEASK; encoded by the coding sequence ATGCACGTGAAACGCGTCCTTTTCCTGCTTGCGACCGGTCTCTTGGCCCTGCCGGGATTCCTCCTCAACCCCGGTGACGGCCACGCCAAAGCCTATACCTTCAGTATTTTCTTTCCGCCGACCCACGAGCAGGCCATCGCCGCGACCGACTTCGCCAAGGAAGTCGAAAAACGCACCGAAGGGCGTATCAAAATCACCCCCTTCGCCGGCGGCACCCTGACCAAGGCACCCCAGGTTTATGACGGCGTCGTCACCGGCATCAGCGATCTGGGCAATTCCTGCTTCGCCTATACCCGCGGCCGCTTCCCGGTCACGGCCGCCCTCGACCTGCCCATGGGCTATCCGAACGGCAAGGTCGCAACCCAGGTCGCCGACCAGTTCACCAAGGCGGTCAATCCCGAGGAACTCAAGGATGTCAAGGTTCTCTACGTACATGCCCACGGTCCCGGCCTGCTCCACACCAAGAAACCGGTGCGCAAACTGGAAGACCTCAAGGGGATGAAGATCCGTGCCACCGGCCTCAGCGCCCAGGTGGTCGAGGCCCTCGGCGGCGTACCGGTCGCCATGCCTCAGGGGGATACCTACGAGGCCTTGCAGAAAGGGGTGGTGGACGGTACCTTCGCGCCGATCGAAACCCTCAAGGGCTGGAAACAGGGGGAGGTCATCAAGTACACCACCGAGTGCTACGACATCGGCTACACCACGGCGATGTTCGTGGTCATGAATCTGAAGCAATGGAACAGCCTGCCGGAAGCCGACCAGAAGATCGTTGAGGAAGTGGCCAACCAGTGGGTCAACATCCATGGCGAGGTCTGGGACAAAGCCGACGAGGAGGGCAAGGCCTTCACCCTCGGTCTCGGCAACGAAATGATTCCCCTTTCCGCCGAGGAGAGCGCCCGCTGGCGCCAGGCGGTGGAACCGGTGATCAACGACTACATTGCCAACACCCCGGACGGCGCCCGCCACGTGGAAAAGCTCCGCGCCCTGATCACCGAAGCCTCCAAATAA
- a CDS encoding universal stress protein: MSDKILVPLDGSPTATRVIQGIIRDQRRLFGELTLLHVLDEDKLNYRMIPDFQVEMIREHARKAARQILETHRENLARGGVAAEIRLASGSPRQVVCRIAKEESFNLLILGRRGTGEIRDMLFGSVANYALHNVSCPVLLF, from the coding sequence ATGAGTGACAAAATTCTCGTCCCCCTCGACGGCTCGCCGACCGCGACGCGCGTCATCCAAGGGATCATCCGCGACCAACGGCGGTTGTTCGGCGAACTCACCCTGCTCCATGTTCTCGATGAAGACAAGCTGAACTACCGCATGATTCCCGATTTCCAGGTGGAAATGATTCGGGAGCATGCACGCAAAGCCGCCCGGCAGATTCTTGAGACGCACCGCGAAAACCTCGCCCGGGGCGGCGTGGCGGCAGAGATTCGCCTCGCCTCCGGATCACCTCGGCAAGTCGTCTGCCGCATCGCCAAAGAAGAGAGCTTCAACCTGCTCATTCTCGGCCGGCGGGGGACCGGCGAGATCCGCGACATGCTCTTCGGCTCGGTGGCCAACTATGCCCTGCATAACGTCAGTTGTCCGGTTCTGCTTTTCTGA
- a CDS encoding TRAP transporter small permease — MLKKTFKTIDRTIAAIEDWSLFLAVSLALCAAMANVVLRKTTDINLYWSDEVVRKVIFFTTFVGCSAAVRHRSLIRIDALPQMLPILKRALTLFSHLAVLAFSATLVWLGGQLTLEMYADSYARTPTLQIPEWYFYAVLPVVGAMMFFRTLVVMVEDWQGERED; from the coding sequence ATGCTGAAAAAAACCTTCAAAACTATCGACCGAACCATCGCCGCCATCGAAGACTGGTCGCTCTTTCTCGCGGTCAGTCTGGCCCTGTGCGCCGCCATGGCCAATGTCGTGCTGCGCAAAACCACCGACATCAACCTCTATTGGTCCGATGAAGTGGTGCGCAAGGTGATTTTTTTCACCACCTTTGTCGGCTGCAGCGCCGCCGTGCGCCACCGTTCCCTGATCCGCATCGATGCCCTGCCGCAGATGCTCCCCATTCTCAAGCGCGCACTCACCCTCTTCAGCCATCTGGCGGTCCTGGCCTTTTCCGCCACCCTGGTCTGGCTGGGGGGACAGCTGACCCTGGAGATGTACGCCGACAGCTATGCCCGCACACCGACCCTGCAGATTCCCGAATGGTATTTTTACGCCGTCCTGCCGGTGGTGGGGGCGATGATGTTTTTCCGCACCTTGGTCGTCATGGTCGAGGATTGGCAGGGGGAGCGGGAAGACTGA
- a CDS encoding DUF4384 domain-containing protein, which yields MESIARSCRYLLLPLFLLLAACAGLDPANVDVQLPESAPQAKSTSYTQALRDLGLMTEIYGSQIVKIQSNPIGDNTGTSGSTGGEIPRDITEIIKSSLNSIGGQVTFIPYDPAFIQNQMVTGYSNFDNKLIPDVVISGGITEFDRGLETRGKGTDAGAEATFTNAPGWVPSKSVSLDYSDTDKIGLARITLDFNLLDFQTMAGIPRMNTTNSMEVSKGMAEREIGITLFGPTFGRKGSIKKVQGRHAAVRLLVEASMMQIVGKYLNLPYWKLLGEDAEPDQVVMDSISQEFYRSSEAQRIAKAQVWLFLMGHNVPVNGVLDQPTLAALTAVDSSVSMQTASISVETYGKLFQSVPIKPATLGRRNMLLSGVTPPATPVAAPPLPTPTPAPATVQSAPTPTPAPKPAPAPAPAPSQPASRTAQASKAAAAAAASKPTPPPAPKTAPAPAPAPASSGGSVGRKLSDEEW from the coding sequence ATGGAAAGCATTGCTCGCTCTTGTCGATATCTGCTGTTGCCGCTTTTTCTGCTGCTGGCCGCCTGCGCCGGCCTCGATCCGGCTAACGTGGACGTCCAACTGCCAGAGTCGGCGCCTCAGGCGAAATCAACCTCCTACACCCAGGCCTTGCGCGATCTGGGGCTCATGACCGAAATTTACGGCTCTCAGATAGTCAAGATCCAGAGCAATCCCATCGGCGACAATACTGGAACTTCGGGAAGTACCGGCGGGGAAATCCCCCGGGACATCACCGAAATAATCAAGAGTTCGCTGAATTCCATCGGCGGACAGGTGACCTTCATCCCCTACGATCCCGCCTTCATCCAGAACCAGATGGTGACTGGCTACTCAAACTTCGATAACAAGCTGATCCCCGATGTCGTCATCAGCGGCGGCATCACCGAATTCGACCGCGGCCTGGAAACGCGCGGCAAAGGGACCGATGCCGGGGCTGAAGCGACCTTCACCAACGCTCCTGGTTGGGTTCCCTCCAAATCGGTCAGCCTCGATTACAGCGACACGGACAAAATCGGACTGGCCCGCATCACTCTCGATTTCAACCTGCTTGACTTTCAGACCATGGCCGGTATTCCTCGCATGAATACCACCAACAGCATGGAAGTGAGCAAGGGTATGGCCGAGCGGGAAATCGGCATCACCCTCTTCGGCCCCACCTTCGGCCGCAAAGGCTCGATCAAAAAGGTTCAAGGTCGCCATGCGGCAGTACGACTGCTGGTGGAAGCCAGTATGATGCAGATTGTCGGAAAATACCTCAATCTCCCCTATTGGAAGCTGCTTGGTGAAGATGCCGAACCGGACCAGGTGGTCATGGATTCCATCTCCCAGGAATTCTACCGCAGCAGCGAAGCACAACGGATCGCCAAGGCGCAGGTCTGGCTCTTCCTCATGGGACACAACGTTCCGGTTAACGGCGTTCTCGATCAGCCGACACTGGCGGCCCTGACCGCAGTCGACTCCTCCGTCTCTATGCAGACGGCCAGCATCAGCGTTGAAACCTACGGCAAGCTTTTCCAGTCCGTCCCCATTAAACCGGCCACCCTCGGGCGCCGGAATATGCTGCTCAGCGGCGTGACTCCGCCCGCCACCCCTGTCGCAGCGCCGCCGCTGCCGACACCGACTCCGGCACCCGCGACCGTGCAGTCCGCTCCGACCCCGACACCGGCTCCCAAACCCGCACCAGCCCCGGCTCCGGCCCCCTCACAGCCGGCATCGCGGACGGCTCAGGCCAGCAAGGCCGCCGCGGCTGCCGCAGCCAGTAAGCCGACCCCGCCACCAGCACCCAAAACCGCACCGGCGCCGGCCCCGGCACCAGCATCGAGCGGTGGTTCGGTCGGGCGGAAGCTTAGCGACGAGGAATGGTAA
- a CDS encoding TolC family protein, translating to MKMGSVLVLLAVLLGGGRALGEPLDLRQAVAEAVRRQPQVEAAEAEARAAAAAVGAARSGRLPRLLFSESFYTTDEPAGSLFISMNQEDLRLSQDADTYNYPPSRKDFETRLTLEQNLYDPDVGYGVKRAEKGAALAAAGVRQTRQEIAFAAFRAYLEVRQAEAALAWVESSRAEAGELLRLARERQAAGIGLKADVLRAEAQQGRSERMAIAAKNDLRLARLGLGLALGRDGEEVEIAENRDVPPLPPELPPVPMARADLEALALSVDEAELGYQQGRAAYLPRLGLSASYAFHDEDLPFGTDAAAWTVRAGLNWELFDGFRRSHQLEQAAAEQQARSARLREASRQARFQLEEARLRAREAGEQKAVAEKELAAVGESRRLLLERYEAGLEELSTLLAVQEALDRARYESVAAANRELLATGNIAYRNGTFLQTLGIDGEDKP from the coding sequence ATGAAGATGGGATCGGTACTCGTGCTGCTGGCAGTGCTCCTGGGCGGAGGGCGCGCTCTCGGCGAACCCCTCGATCTGCGGCAGGCGGTGGCCGAGGCCGTGCGCCGGCAACCGCAGGTGGAGGCGGCCGAGGCCGAGGCGCGTGCCGCCGCGGCGGCCGTCGGTGCCGCTCGCTCCGGCAGGCTGCCGCGTCTGCTTTTTTCCGAAAGCTTTTACACCACCGACGAGCCGGCCGGCAGTCTCTTCATCTCTATGAACCAGGAAGATCTGCGTCTCAGCCAGGATGCCGATACCTATAATTATCCCCCGTCGCGCAAGGACTTCGAAACCCGTCTGACCCTGGAGCAAAACCTGTACGATCCGGATGTCGGCTATGGGGTGAAGCGGGCGGAAAAAGGGGCGGCTCTGGCCGCGGCCGGGGTGCGGCAAACGCGGCAGGAAATCGCCTTCGCCGCCTTTCGCGCCTACCTTGAGGTGCGACAGGCCGAGGCCGCCCTGGCCTGGGTGGAAAGTTCCCGGGCCGAGGCCGGAGAACTCCTGCGCCTGGCTCGCGAGCGGCAGGCCGCCGGGATCGGTCTGAAGGCGGACGTGCTGCGGGCCGAGGCGCAACAGGGACGGAGCGAGCGGATGGCCATTGCGGCCAAGAACGATCTGCGTCTCGCCCGTCTCGGCCTGGGGCTGGCCCTGGGTCGAGACGGGGAAGAGGTGGAGATCGCCGAGAACAGGGACGTCCCCCCCCTTCCGCCTGAACTCCCCCCGGTTCCGATGGCGCGGGCCGACCTGGAAGCGTTGGCCTTGAGTGTCGACGAGGCCGAGCTCGGCTATCAGCAGGGGCGTGCCGCCTATCTGCCCCGCCTTGGTCTGAGCGCCAGCTATGCCTTTCACGATGAAGATCTCCCCTTCGGCACCGATGCCGCTGCCTGGACGGTGCGGGCCGGGTTGAACTGGGAATTGTTTGACGGCTTCCGGCGGTCGCATCAGCTGGAGCAAGCCGCGGCCGAACAACAGGCGCGGAGCGCGCGCTTGCGGGAAGCATCGCGCCAGGCCCGTTTTCAACTGGAGGAGGCGCGCCTGCGGGCGCGGGAGGCCGGGGAACAGAAGGCCGTTGCCGAGAAGGAATTGGCCGCCGTCGGGGAAAGCCGGCGGCTGTTGCTGGAACGCTACGAGGCGGGGCTGGAAGAGCTCTCGACCCTGCTGGCGGTCCAGGAAGCCCTCGATCGGGCGCGCTACGAAAGCGTCGCCGCGGCCAACCGGGAACTTCTCGCGACGGGCAACATCGCCTATCGCAACGGAACGTTTTTGCAGACCCTGGGCATCGATGGGGAGGATAAACCATGA